In Rheinheimera sp. MM224, one DNA window encodes the following:
- a CDS encoding TonB-dependent receptor, whose amino-acid sequence MLHNKMNKCAVAVKLGLMVGTAVLALPALAGQAAAESTAKEQQVEVIQVRGIRASQEANLNAKRFANSIVDAVTAEDIGKFPDKNVAESLSRITGVGVSREFGEGEKITIRGASSATNRTLLNGQTVATADWFILDNPGRSFNYTMLPSALVSDLEVYKSPVASIDEGSIGGTVLLRTRRPLALEQNTVNLALESQYSDSSEEWDPQVSGLYSWKNDDENFGVLVSAIKQDRTVVRQGIEILGWPTNADLDLKVPSHIGVPRFEQARERETLFVSLQSRPTDSLDIVLNLLDSKVDANNHNQNWLIFPNNHAADLTNTVIENGSVVAGEMASGGQAAYNFINRVSSTETKSFDLDLNYVADEYELHTQVGQTKAKGGTYRETSWEYTPIGGTGYSFDLRGDKPSASTTVDATDPTQFQAGWIWGGSKPTTDEETYGQFDFTIPVKAGVFNSIKTGAKYRAAERTQDRLAYSWHWPSTIDASSGSPNYMAYIFSECNTWDKCGLYSGNTSIDAVVNGNMTQQFFHNRDAMERIAFEGLNGYAADYAQHLNLAEIWAVEEDILSLYLQGDFEGEGFRGNLGVRYVSTDQTSGGYEFSGETWGLATVVSKLDPSNPDYLTPEILEWRTIDNDYSEVLPSMNLAFDLSEEQILRFGAARVMARQNWNDISTVQTYGSLNVAQPTGSASNPYLKPQIADQFDLSWEWYFDASSLLAVTYFHKDIKSYRSFSTFVDQRYWEEGDEWKDVTFTRPENGPGGKTDGIELSYQQSFGDFGVTANYTYTNAERDEERDLTKPGSGLVEGTSDQMVNLSAYYETDVFSTRLMYNYRTEWYKGLHFNGDELWNDAYGQLDASFTYNLTEAVSLSLEAVNLTDEQVVEYNTDEARLFSIYENGRRFTAGIRMAF is encoded by the coding sequence ATGTTGCACAATAAAATGAATAAATGTGCCGTAGCAGTTAAGTTAGGTCTGATGGTGGGAACAGCTGTTTTAGCGCTTCCCGCTCTGGCTGGCCAGGCTGCTGCAGAGAGCACTGCAAAAGAACAACAAGTTGAAGTGATTCAGGTCAGAGGGATCAGAGCATCACAAGAAGCGAATTTAAATGCTAAGCGTTTTGCTAACTCTATAGTTGACGCTGTGACTGCGGAAGATATAGGTAAATTTCCGGATAAGAACGTTGCTGAGTCTTTATCACGTATTACTGGTGTTGGTGTCAGCCGTGAGTTTGGTGAAGGCGAGAAAATTACAATTCGTGGTGCAAGTTCTGCGACTAACCGTACCTTATTAAATGGCCAGACGGTAGCGACAGCGGATTGGTTTATTCTGGATAACCCGGGCCGCAGCTTTAACTACACCATGCTGCCATCTGCTCTCGTTTCTGATTTAGAAGTATATAAGTCACCTGTGGCCAGCATCGACGAAGGCTCTATTGGTGGTACTGTTTTGTTACGTACCCGTCGCCCTTTGGCCTTAGAGCAAAATACTGTAAATCTGGCGTTAGAAAGCCAATATTCAGATTCGTCGGAAGAGTGGGATCCACAGGTTTCAGGTTTATATTCCTGGAAAAATGATGACGAAAATTTTGGTGTGCTGGTATCGGCTATTAAACAGGATCGTACTGTAGTGCGTCAGGGTATTGAAATCCTTGGCTGGCCAACCAACGCTGATTTAGATCTGAAAGTTCCAAGTCATATAGGTGTGCCTCGTTTTGAACAGGCGCGTGAACGTGAAACTCTTTTTGTGTCTTTGCAGTCCAGACCAACAGACAGCCTCGATATAGTGCTGAACCTGCTTGATTCTAAAGTAGACGCAAACAACCACAACCAAAACTGGCTGATTTTCCCTAACAACCACGCCGCCGATCTAACGAATACCGTCATAGAAAATGGCAGTGTGGTGGCGGGTGAAATGGCAAGTGGTGGCCAGGCGGCTTACAACTTCATCAACAGGGTTTCATCTACTGAAACAAAATCCTTTGATTTGGATTTGAACTATGTTGCTGATGAGTACGAGCTGCATACTCAGGTTGGTCAAACCAAGGCTAAAGGTGGTACTTACCGCGAAACTTCATGGGAATATACACCAATAGGCGGCACTGGTTATTCCTTTGATTTACGTGGAGACAAGCCATCTGCTTCTACTACAGTAGATGCAACAGATCCTACACAATTTCAGGCGGGCTGGATTTGGGGTGGTTCGAAACCAACAACGGATGAAGAAACTTATGGTCAGTTTGACTTCACCATTCCGGTAAAAGCTGGTGTGTTTAATTCAATTAAAACCGGCGCCAAATATCGTGCTGCAGAGCGGACTCAGGACAGACTGGCGTACAGCTGGCACTGGCCTTCCACTATAGATGCAAGCAGTGGATCACCAAACTACATGGCTTATATTTTCTCAGAATGTAATACCTGGGATAAATGTGGTTTGTATTCAGGCAACACCAGTATTGATGCTGTTGTGAACGGTAATATGACGCAACAATTTTTCCATAACCGTGACGCGATGGAGCGTATTGCTTTTGAAGGCCTCAATGGCTACGCAGCAGATTATGCTCAGCATTTGAATCTGGCCGAAATTTGGGCTGTAGAAGAAGATATCTTATCACTCTATCTGCAAGGTGATTTTGAAGGCGAAGGCTTCAGAGGTAATCTTGGTGTTCGTTACGTCAGCACAGATCAAACTTCTGGCGGTTATGAATTTTCCGGAGAGACATGGGGCTTAGCCACAGTGGTCAGTAAACTGGATCCTTCCAACCCTGACTACCTGACTCCTGAAATTCTGGAATGGCGCACTATCGACAATGATTACAGTGAAGTGCTGCCAAGCATGAACCTGGCATTTGATTTGTCAGAAGAGCAGATCCTGCGTTTTGGTGCTGCCCGTGTTATGGCCCGTCAAAACTGGAATGACATTTCTACTGTACAGACTTATGGTTCATTGAATGTGGCTCAGCCAACAGGTAGTGCCAGTAACCCATATCTGAAACCACAAATTGCTGATCAGTTCGATTTGTCCTGGGAATGGTATTTTGATGCGTCTTCTCTGCTTGCCGTCACTTATTTCCATAAAGATATTAAGAGCTATCGTAGCTTCTCTACCTTTGTGGACCAGCGTTACTGGGAAGAAGGTGATGAGTGGAAAGACGTGACATTTACCCGCCCTGAAAACGGTCCTGGTGGTAAGACAGATGGTATAGAGTTGTCATATCAGCAATCTTTTGGTGATTTTGGTGTGACCGCTAACTACACCTACACCAATGCTGAAAGAGATGAAGAACGTGATCTGACGAAGCCTGGTTCTGGCTTAGTGGAAGGTACTTCAGATCAGATGGTGAACTTAAGCGCTTATTATGAGACTGATGTGTTCAGCACTCGTCTGATGTATAACTACCGTACTGAGTGGTACAAAGGTTTGCATTTCAACGGCGACGAGCTGTGGAATGATGCTTATGGCCAACTGGATGCAAGCTTCACCTACAACCTGACTGAAGCTGTGAGTCTGTCGCTGGAAGCAGTGAACTTAACAGATGAGCAAGTGGTTGAATACAATACAGATGAAGCTCGTTTATTTTCTATCTACGAAAATGGTCGCCGCTTTACAGCTGGTATAAGAATGGCGTTCTGA
- a CDS encoding cupin-like domain-containing protein produces the protein MPSQIKCWQQVTVEQFKTEIFPAGQPAVLKGFFNSWPSVQSALQGESRFYQYMSSLDSGAQLDTLLLAPQTRGRIFYKDGLEGFNYEKRHYPLSAILTQLFKTKEQPDAVRIAAQSALVSECLPGFMPENQNPLLSEAVIPRIWLGNKVLVPAHFDDAENLACVIAGRRTFTLFPPEQVANMYIGPLDYAPTGTPISLVDFTNPDFQRYPKARQALEQAQQAELEPGDALYIPALWWHQVESTGSVNVLCNYWWDGSIGTANSRPSPFSSLLHSLLSFRQLPPQQRKAWQAMFTHFLFQLDDDAFTHIPQDKKGILGQSIFSRETAIKQWLIKELEKAE, from the coding sequence ATGCCATCACAGATAAAATGCTGGCAGCAGGTGACAGTTGAGCAATTCAAAACAGAGATATTTCCGGCTGGTCAGCCAGCTGTTTTAAAAGGTTTTTTTAATTCCTGGCCATCAGTGCAGTCAGCTCTTCAGGGCGAATCCCGGTTTTACCAATACATGTCATCACTGGATTCAGGTGCACAGCTTGATACCTTACTCTTAGCTCCACAAACCCGTGGACGTATCTTTTATAAAGATGGGTTGGAGGGATTTAACTATGAAAAGCGTCATTACCCTCTGTCCGCTATTTTAACGCAACTGTTCAAAACCAAAGAACAGCCGGATGCGGTGCGTATTGCGGCTCAAAGTGCGCTTGTCTCTGAATGTTTGCCTGGTTTTATGCCTGAGAATCAGAATCCACTGCTTTCAGAGGCTGTGATTCCGAGGATTTGGCTGGGAAATAAGGTTTTGGTTCCTGCTCACTTTGATGATGCAGAAAATCTGGCCTGCGTGATTGCGGGACGCCGTACTTTTACGCTGTTTCCACCGGAACAAGTGGCAAATATGTATATAGGTCCGCTGGATTACGCTCCTACCGGAACACCTATCAGTCTGGTTGACTTTACAAACCCTGATTTTCAGCGCTATCCGAAAGCACGGCAGGCATTGGAACAGGCTCAGCAGGCTGAACTGGAGCCAGGCGATGCTTTGTATATCCCGGCATTGTGGTGGCATCAGGTAGAATCCACTGGTAGTGTCAATGTGTTATGCAATTACTGGTGGGACGGGTCCATTGGTACAGCAAATAGCCGGCCTTCTCCTTTTAGCAGTCTGTTACATAGCCTGCTGAGTTTCAGGCAACTGCCACCGCAACAACGTAAAGCCTGGCAGGCCATGTTCACTCATTTTTTATTTCAATTGGACGATGATGCTTTCACACATATTCCGCAGGATAAAAAAGGCATTCTTGGACAATCCATTTTTTCCAGAGAGACAGCCATAAAACAGTGGCTAATTAAAGAATTAGAGAAAGCTGAGTAG
- a CDS encoding SapC family protein — translation MSLQIAPLQKEKHAQTKINTASPFAFAQEQHILPVVVQEFVRIGAEMPIVFIKDAASDRFDVVAMLGLQTGENLMVADGKWQGFYVPKVLWNHPLILADDPGKEGQLLVALVESSPMVNTETGHPLFNEDGSESDFLKARVEIMREFFQQSQTTRIFNKALADLDLLVPQTLTIKLEGKPREITGIYIVDEKKLNSLSDEQLLDLNKRGMMPAIYAHLMSLQQVQRLGDRVNKAAAVAA, via the coding sequence ATGTCACTGCAAATTGCCCCGCTACAAAAAGAAAAACACGCACAAACAAAAATTAATACTGCCAGTCCATTTGCCTTTGCACAAGAGCAGCACATTCTGCCAGTAGTGGTGCAGGAGTTTGTGCGTATTGGTGCGGAAATGCCGATAGTTTTTATCAAAGACGCTGCATCAGATCGTTTTGATGTTGTGGCTATGCTGGGCTTACAAACCGGCGAAAACCTGATGGTTGCTGATGGCAAATGGCAGGGTTTTTATGTACCAAAAGTATTATGGAATCACCCGTTAATTCTGGCTGATGATCCAGGCAAAGAAGGCCAGCTGCTTGTTGCATTAGTAGAATCAAGCCCTATGGTGAACACTGAAACAGGACATCCATTATTTAATGAAGATGGGTCAGAATCCGATTTCCTGAAAGCCCGCGTTGAAATTATGCGTGAGTTTTTCCAGCAGTCTCAAACCACCAGAATTTTTAATAAAGCGTTGGCAGATTTGGATTTATTGGTTCCTCAGACTTTAACTATCAAGCTTGAAGGTAAGCCACGTGAAATCACAGGTATCTACATAGTTGATGAGAAGAAACTGAATTCACTGTCTGATGAGCAGTTATTAGATTTGAACAAACGCGGCATGATGCCAGCGATTTATGCACATTTAATGTCACTGCAGCAAGTACAGCGTTTAGGTGATCGTGTCAATAAAGCAGCAGCTGTTGCCGCCTGA
- a CDS encoding Gfo/Idh/MocA family protein, with translation MRWGIIGCGNVTELKSGPAFNKVEQSSLVAVMRRDAAKAEDYAKRHQVPRWYSDAQQLINDPDVDAVYIATPPDSHKDYALLVAAAGKICCVEKPMALNTAECIEMTEVFGQKQLPLYVSYYRRSLPRFLKIKEWLEQELIGTPRQVQWSFSRTPNTVDLAGQYNWRTDPSKAGGGYFIDLASHGLDLLLYLLGDVVDVRGISLNQQKLYAAEDAVSAVWQFQSGCLGTGFWNFAAAERNDKVVIYGSLGRIEFSVFENEAVQLFTKEQQLSLDIPHPENIQFYHIQAMVQDLLHGTGHPSTGKTALKASWMMEQILRSEF, from the coding sequence GTGCGGTGGGGAATTATTGGCTGTGGCAATGTCACAGAATTAAAAAGTGGCCCGGCTTTTAACAAAGTTGAGCAATCCAGTTTAGTGGCCGTGATGCGTCGTGATGCTGCCAAAGCTGAAGATTATGCGAAACGCCATCAGGTACCTCGTTGGTATAGCGATGCGCAGCAATTGATCAACGACCCTGACGTGGACGCTGTCTATATTGCTACTCCTCCTGACAGTCATAAAGACTATGCCTTGCTGGTCGCTGCTGCAGGCAAAATTTGTTGTGTCGAAAAGCCGATGGCGCTGAATACCGCTGAATGTATTGAAATGACAGAGGTGTTTGGGCAAAAGCAGCTGCCTTTGTATGTATCTTATTACCGTCGCTCTTTGCCACGTTTTTTAAAAATCAAAGAATGGCTGGAACAGGAACTGATTGGCACACCACGCCAGGTGCAATGGAGTTTTAGCCGCACACCAAATACTGTGGATTTAGCTGGCCAGTACAATTGGCGCACTGATCCATCTAAAGCTGGTGGTGGTTATTTTATTGATTTAGCCAGCCATGGTCTGGATTTACTCTTGTATTTGTTGGGTGATGTGGTGGACGTGCGTGGTATCAGCCTGAACCAACAAAAGCTCTATGCGGCTGAGGATGCGGTATCTGCGGTCTGGCAGTTTCAGTCGGGTTGTTTAGGCACTGGATTCTGGAATTTTGCTGCGGCTGAGCGTAACGACAAAGTGGTTATTTACGGTAGTTTGGGCCGGATTGAGTTTTCAGTGTTTGAAAACGAAGCTGTACAGTTGTTTACCAAAGAGCAGCAGTTAAGTCTGGACATCCCTCATCCGGAAAATATCCAGTTCTACCATATCCAGGCTATGGTGCAGGACTTACTGCATGGCACAGGCCATCCGTCCACAGGCAAAACTGCGTTAAAAGCCAGCTGGATGATGGAGCAGATACTGAGATCAGAGTTTTAA